One window of Dehalobacterium formicoaceticum genomic DNA carries:
- a CDS encoding response regulator transcription factor yields the protein MSYLGKVLVIDDDQNVLELIKLYGEREGFNVIGIDDGDLALAAYDRENPDVVILDIMLPGIDGLTLCSKLRSIRMVPIIMLTAKGEEADRVLGLEMGADDYVSKPFSPRELVARIKAVQRRTQPLDALTTFNKLKYLGLEIEGDIRRVHVNDSIVDLTPREFDLLYHLAQNPRRVFKREDLLTAVWGYDYFGDQRTVDVHIRRLREKLKNLPYECITTVWGVGYQFTPPSKEE from the coding sequence ATGTCTTATTTGGGAAAAGTATTAGTAATTGATGATGATCAGAATGTTCTGGAATTAATTAAACTATATGGGGAAAGAGAAGGCTTTAATGTTATAGGGATAGATGACGGTGATCTGGCGCTGGCAGCTTATGATAGAGAAAATCCTGATGTTGTAATTCTTGATATCATGCTCCCTGGGATCGATGGTCTTACATTATGCAGTAAGTTAAGGTCGATACGTATGGTTCCGATAATTATGCTAACTGCGAAAGGGGAAGAGGCAGATCGTGTATTAGGTCTTGAAATGGGTGCAGATGATTATGTTTCGAAACCTTTTAGCCCGAGGGAACTTGTCGCAAGAATAAAAGCTGTTCAGCGGAGAACTCAGCCGTTAGATGCTTTAACTACATTTAATAAGTTAAAATACCTTGGATTAGAAATAGAAGGAGATATTAGAAGGGTGCATGTCAATGATTCAATCGTAGATTTAACACCCCGAGAATTTGATTTACTTTATCATCTGGCCCAGAATCCACGCCGTGTCTTTAAAAGAGAAGATTTATTAACAGCTGTATGGGGATATGACTATTTTGGAGATCAGCGTACTGTTGATGTTCATATTCGCAGGTTAAGGGAAAAATTAAAAAATCTGCCCTATGAATGTATTACAACAGTTTGGGGTGTTGGATATCAGTTTACACCTCCATCAAAGGAGGAATGA
- a CDS encoding sensor histidine kinase, with amino-acid sequence MNQSMQDKRNGQGVFNNIIVFLNKIKHNLSQQYNKNIYTRILFTNVVVFTIALFVLINFANFIVTHSVYDQVQQDLLRKSKRVNYALTNKNISAEPKSGNQFANEKELLRFLADSFNIKIIIFDKDGTILSTSEEQELVPLSKIDAKYTEMLISGETKVARITDKETGQLTFTASIPMGNVEDTEHTVEKGIFLESKPANLDASLNKMRLLMLLGGIIVLIFIIFISLYLANRISRPISRLVTSLAEFNGGNYVISDENKSFDEINDLADQIKKLTVNLEEIQSKSNKYEEERTRLFAEISHELRTPLTAVQGFTEAIRDDVVEDEMLQKKYLDMIYDQTIHINRLVDDILSLSRIESGDVTVGKLPLDLVALAHGVIMSMEDLANNNNTTITFNKNSDDAIMIGDVDRMEQIIRNLLKNAINATENGNIKVTIDSNESDILFSIEDTGVGISPEELPHIWDRFYRAKHQRNTDLEVKGTGLGLVIVNKLVKLQDGKIDVESQLGKGTIFRLSFPRVI; translated from the coding sequence TTGAATCAATCGATGCAGGACAAGAGAAATGGTCAAGGAGTTTTTAATAATATAATAGTTTTTTTAAATAAGATTAAACATAATCTGTCACAACAATATAATAAGAACATTTATACCAGGATACTCTTTACCAATGTTGTAGTTTTTACAATAGCCCTTTTCGTGTTAATAAATTTTGCAAATTTTATAGTAACGCATTCCGTATATGACCAAGTTCAGCAGGATTTACTGCGTAAATCAAAAAGGGTTAATTATGCCTTAACTAATAAAAATATTTCAGCTGAACCCAAGAGCGGTAATCAGTTTGCAAATGAAAAAGAACTATTAAGGTTTTTGGCAGATAGTTTTAACATCAAGATTATTATATTTGACAAAGATGGAACAATACTAAGTACATCTGAGGAGCAGGAATTAGTCCCCCTAAGCAAAATAGATGCCAAATATACGGAGATGCTGATAAGTGGTGAAACCAAAGTAGCACGTATAACTGATAAGGAAACGGGTCAGCTTACTTTTACAGCTTCCATTCCAATGGGAAATGTTGAAGATACTGAACATACAGTTGAAAAAGGCATATTTTTAGAATCTAAACCGGCTAATCTTGATGCAAGTCTAAATAAAATGAGGTTGCTGATGCTTTTGGGAGGAATAATTGTTTTAATATTTATTATTTTTATTTCTCTTTACTTAGCAAATCGTATCTCAAGGCCTATTTCACGATTAGTTACCAGTTTAGCAGAGTTTAATGGGGGTAACTACGTAATAAGCGATGAGAACAAATCCTTTGATGAAATAAATGATCTGGCAGATCAAATTAAAAAGCTAACTGTCAACTTAGAAGAAATTCAGTCCAAAAGTAATAAATATGAAGAAGAAAGAACAAGATTATTTGCAGAAATATCTCATGAATTACGCACACCTCTTACTGCTGTTCAAGGATTTACTGAGGCCATTCGTGACGATGTTGTTGAAGATGAAATGCTGCAGAAAAAATATTTAGATATGATTTACGATCAAACAATACATATTAACAGACTGGTAGATGATATATTGTCCTTAAGCCGCATAGAAAGCGGTGATGTCACTGTAGGAAAATTACCTTTAGATTTAGTAGCACTGGCTCATGGGGTAATAATGTCCATGGAGGATCTTGCTAACAATAATAACACCACAATTACGTTTAATAAAAATTCAGATGATGCTATTATGATAGGTGATGTTGACAGAATGGAACAAATTATTAGAAATCTGCTTAAAAATGCCATCAATGCAACTGAAAATGGCAATATAAAGGTCACAATAGATTCGAATGAAAGTGATATCCTCTTTAGCATTGAAGATACTGGGGTAGGAATATCTCCGGAAGAACTACCCCATATTTGGGATCGGTTTTATCGGGCTAAGCATCAACGAAACACTGATTTAGAGGTGAAAGGGACTGGGTTAGGGCTGGTAATTGTTAACAAACTTGTTAAACTCCAAGATGGGAAAATTGATGTTGAAAGTCAATTAGGTAAAGGAACAATATTTCGTCTAAGTTTTCCCAGGGTGATATGA
- a CDS encoding VWA domain-containing protein, translating to MTNQNKNVLEEKVLTELNIRKGIFETSAAQKNALDLKVQVEIAFDSSGSMPPLYRNGTVQAIIEAIFPFASYFNQEKELNLCTFSHDVKKHKSVTESNLYNYTLDEIFKNRKFPLCGRREFYPLMHDIFTRDQEADNQDCTRLVFIVTNGNAYDQDRYQELLLESSHKNIFWQFISLETALQGNLLNKELLAGQGANNIGFLGFPIDRPVFHKRFYDLFLNKFLLWEKEARLKGIISRRSQVA from the coding sequence ATGACAAATCAAAACAAAAACGTGCTTGAAGAAAAAGTGCTCACTGAATTAAATATAAGAAAAGGTATTTTTGAAACAAGTGCAGCCCAAAAGAATGCCCTTGATCTGAAAGTTCAGGTGGAAATTGCCTTTGATAGTTCAGGATCCATGCCTCCCCTCTATCGAAACGGTACGGTTCAAGCAATCATTGAGGCAATATTCCCCTTTGCATCATATTTTAATCAAGAAAAAGAATTAAATTTATGCACATTTTCCCATGATGTAAAAAAGCATAAGTCGGTTACAGAGTCCAATTTATATAACTATACCTTAGATGAAATCTTTAAAAATCGAAAGTTCCCCTTATGCGGCAGAAGAGAATTCTATCCTTTGATGCATGATATTTTCACCAGAGATCAAGAAGCGGACAATCAGGATTGTACCCGATTGGTGTTCATCGTAACCAACGGCAATGCTTATGACCAGGATCGTTATCAGGAACTCCTTCTGGAAAGTTCCCACAAAAATATCTTTTGGCAGTTTATCAGTTTGGAAACTGCCCTGCAAGGAAATCTTCTTAACAAAGAGCTCCTGGCCGGTCAAGGAGCCAATAACATCGGTTTCTTAGGATTTCCTATTGACAGACCTGTTTTTCATAAAAGATTCTACGATCTCTTTTTGAACAAATTCTTACTCTGGGAAAAAGAAGCCAGACTGAAAGGAATTATTTCAAGAAGATCTCAGGTTGCTTAA
- a CDS encoding sigma-54 interaction domain-containing protein: MNRSDDGDRAKRLEEENEALGRENQLLKTILDKVHESVLAVNERDEFILYNREAEKLEGFNREDILGKKEDEVYPQPFYFSDEVTKMILKTGIPVTEQPYWFRSKDGRKTNMIFSAYPFFDQGKIAAVFVIFRNMNQMGDFIATTLNIHKQFFDQDQKLSLENGYHLEDIISVNQKIQEIIAEARKIAVHNSHVLIVGETGTGKELFAHGIHNAALHSGEPFIPINCAAIPDTLLESLLFGTVKGAFSGATDMPGLFEQAADGTVYLDEINSMSLPLQSKLLRVLQEKTVRRLGSEKQTALNCRIISSSNTDPLEAIENQTFRPDLYFRLATVTINIPPLRERKEDIGILAIHFIQHYNQEFGLLINQISDDLLQQFYQYDWPGNIRELKNFIENGMNFVQAEDKVLNISHLSESFRERLGQSDRLPEAPVHQGTLKSTLLETEKNLIKTSLVQHQGNITKTALSLGISRQYLHQKIRTYHLAGLKG, encoded by the coding sequence GGCCAAAAGACTGGAAGAGGAAAACGAGGCTCTGGGAAGAGAAAATCAATTATTGAAAACAATCCTGGATAAAGTCCATGAATCGGTACTCGCCGTCAATGAAAGGGATGAATTCATTCTCTACAATCGGGAAGCGGAAAAATTGGAAGGTTTCAACAGAGAGGATATATTGGGAAAAAAAGAGGATGAGGTTTATCCCCAACCTTTTTATTTTTCAGATGAAGTGACAAAAATGATCTTGAAAACCGGAATCCCCGTCACTGAACAACCTTATTGGTTTCGCTCCAAAGACGGCAGAAAAACCAATATGATTTTCAGCGCTTATCCTTTTTTTGATCAAGGTAAAATCGCAGCAGTTTTTGTCATTTTCCGCAATATGAATCAAATGGGTGATTTTATTGCCACGACCTTAAACATCCATAAACAATTCTTTGATCAAGATCAAAAGCTCTCCCTGGAAAATGGGTATCATCTGGAAGATATCATCAGTGTCAACCAGAAAATCCAGGAAATAATTGCAGAAGCGCGCAAAATTGCGGTACACAATTCCCATGTCTTAATCGTAGGGGAAACAGGAACCGGCAAGGAGCTTTTTGCCCATGGCATTCATAATGCTGCTCTTCATAGCGGGGAACCATTTATCCCTATTAATTGTGCCGCCATTCCGGATACGCTCCTGGAAAGTCTGCTCTTTGGCACTGTAAAAGGAGCGTTCAGCGGTGCGACGGATATGCCCGGCCTTTTTGAGCAGGCAGCAGACGGCACCGTTTATTTAGATGAAATTAATTCCATGTCCCTGCCCCTGCAATCGAAATTATTAAGAGTTCTCCAGGAAAAAACCGTACGCAGACTGGGGAGTGAAAAGCAAACCGCCCTCAATTGCAGGATTATCAGTTCCAGCAATACCGATCCCCTGGAAGCGATAGAAAATCAAACATTTCGTCCAGACTTGTACTTTCGTTTGGCGACCGTTACGATTAATATTCCTCCCCTCAGGGAGCGCAAAGAAGATATCGGTATCCTGGCCATCCATTTCATCCAGCATTATAATCAGGAGTTTGGTCTGTTAATTAATCAGATTTCAGACGATCTTCTGCAACAGTTTTACCAATATGACTGGCCGGGGAATATCCGGGAATTAAAGAACTTCATTGAAAACGGTATGAATTTTGTCCAAGCCGAAGATAAGGTCTTAAACATAAGCCATTTGTCGGAGTCCTTCCGGGAAAGGCTAGGTCAATCAGATCGTCTTCCAGAAGCCCCGGTCCATCAAGGAACCTTAAAAAGCACATTGCTGGAAACAGAAAAAAACCTGATTAAGACCTCCCTGGTCCAACATCAAGGAAATATTACAAAAACAGCCTTGTCCCTGGGCATTTCTCGGCAATACCTGCATCAGAAAATCAGAACATATCATCTTGCCGGTTTAAAGGGATAA